A region of Paenibacillus sp. JNUCC-31 DNA encodes the following proteins:
- the rph gene encoding ribonuclease PH: protein MMRSNGRTSDQLRPMNLTINTNKYAEGSVLIEVGDTKVICTATVEERVPPFMKGQGKGWVTAEYSMLPRATHTRNQREANRGKLTGRTMEIQRLIGRALRSVVNLQALGERTITLDCDVIQADGGTRTTSITGSFVALALAVNKIAQQHKLQVFPITDFIAAVSVGVVGEQPVLDLNYDEDSKAKVDMNLVMTGGGKYVELQGTGEEAPFDRRELNAMLELGEQGILEMIERQKEVLGPIALKIGARGLGEA from the coding sequence ATGATGAGATCTAACGGACGAACCAGCGACCAGCTGCGCCCGATGAATTTAACAATTAACACGAATAAATACGCCGAAGGTTCTGTACTGATTGAAGTCGGAGATACCAAAGTGATCTGTACAGCTACGGTGGAGGAGCGGGTACCTCCCTTTATGAAAGGACAGGGGAAAGGCTGGGTAACGGCTGAATACTCCATGCTGCCACGTGCCACACATACCCGGAACCAGCGTGAAGCGAATCGCGGCAAATTGACTGGACGCACGATGGAAATTCAGCGTCTGATTGGCCGGGCATTGCGCTCCGTGGTTAATCTGCAGGCTCTTGGCGAGCGCACCATTACACTGGACTGTGATGTCATACAAGCAGACGGGGGCACACGTACAACGTCCATTACCGGTTCGTTTGTAGCTCTGGCGCTCGCTGTGAACAAAATTGCCCAACAGCACAAATTGCAAGTATTCCCGATTACGGATTTCATTGCAGCGGTAAGTGTAGGTGTGGTTGGAGAACAGCCTGTGCTGGACCTGAACTATGATGAAGATTCCAAAGCCAAGGTGGATATGAACCTGGTGATGACAGGCGGCGGTAAATATGTAGAGCTTCAGGGAACAGGTGAAGAAGCACCGTTTGACCGCCGTGAACTGAACGCGATGCTGGAGCTGGGTGAACAGGGGATTTTGGAGATGATCGAGCGGCAAAAAGAAGTTCTCGGACCGATTGCGCTCAAGATCGGTGCCCGTGGACTAGGGGAAGCGTAA
- a CDS encoding FAD:protein FMN transferase has protein sequence MSRTEQACQLLKFRFRAMNTDVEVQLAAGREEAEHAAALVKNWFETQEQRFSRFVADSELNRLNRCTGWMPISAAMDEVLSLAYGYMGQTEGIFQPGISQALRASGYDVSFEQVQQTQLQQSGTSRRLNTRHADITGMQKDEYDYSRPRWIQREGSRMVHKDPGTELDLGGIVKGWAVERISDWLQRTLHIQAGLINAGGDIQAWGATTHPMWSVQVTDPYQEKRNLPGNIQLRKGAVATSGVIRRQWQNTDGSLSHHLIDPRTMKPANTDVLQCTVLGQHASQCEIIAKTVCIWGSAEAVGWLNRHYDRHDVLWMTRDGSTYFRGNMDTLAERWPGFDPDHRFSLI, from the coding sequence ATGAGCCGCACGGAGCAAGCCTGCCAACTGCTCAAGTTCCGCTTCCGGGCGATGAACACGGACGTGGAAGTTCAACTGGCAGCCGGACGGGAAGAGGCTGAGCATGCGGCAGCGCTGGTGAAAAATTGGTTCGAAACGCAGGAACAGCGCTTCAGCCGTTTTGTGGCAGACAGTGAATTGAATCGTCTGAATCGCTGTACAGGATGGATGCCGATCTCCGCAGCAATGGATGAAGTATTAAGTTTGGCATACGGTTATATGGGGCAGACGGAGGGGATTTTTCAACCTGGTATTTCGCAGGCTCTTCGTGCTTCCGGTTACGATGTTAGCTTCGAGCAAGTACAACAAACACAGCTTCAGCAATCAGGAACTTCACGCCGATTGAACACCCGACACGCTGATATAACAGGTATGCAAAAAGATGAATATGACTATAGCCGTCCACGCTGGATTCAACGGGAAGGCAGCCGAATGGTTCATAAGGACCCGGGGACTGAGCTGGACCTTGGGGGCATTGTTAAGGGCTGGGCTGTTGAACGTATCTCAGATTGGTTGCAACGTACACTTCACATTCAGGCGGGCTTGATTAATGCGGGTGGAGATATTCAGGCATGGGGAGCAACGACTCATCCGATGTGGTCCGTTCAAGTCACCGATCCTTATCAGGAGAAGCGAAATCTGCCAGGGAATATTCAGTTGAGGAAAGGTGCAGTGGCCACCTCAGGAGTGATACGAAGACAATGGCAGAATACAGATGGAAGCCTTTCGCATCACTTAATTGATCCCCGGACGATGAAGCCGGCGAATACGGATGTACTTCAGTGTACTGTTCTGGGCCAGCATGCATCGCAATGTGAGATTATTGCCAAGACTGTCTGCATTTGGGGAAGTGCCGAGGCAGTAGGCTGGTTAAACCGACATTATGATCGGCATGATGTCCTGTGGATGACTCGGGATGGGAGCACTTATTTTAGAGGAAATATGGATACGCTCGCTGAACGCTGGCCTGGTTTCGACCCGGATCACCGCTTCAGTCTTATATAA
- a CDS encoding GerMN domain-containing protein, with the protein MSKIQYWRSASAVALLSIPVVLSGCGMFGAQSSEAVDPPPPIQEAAMIQAAEGNGSLAKLPLTTVYLQDHQGLLAPVSMTLPSGTDVSSPKTALDTLVTGGPYAGMLPEGFQGVLPQGTVVQNVTIHSDDKLAVVEFSGNFAKYDAKDERKMLEAVTWTLTGTPDVQNVQIWVDGKKLTQMPVNSTPLPEPLNRAVGINLDLGDTFTTNSSPVTVYFSAASPAGIQYYVPVTRLVTPGGDRVQAALNELIKGPAKGGELEEVMTGGTQLQSVKTSENGTVTVALKDDMFTEGDVVPSELLQSVVLTTAENTTGKDAKVQIEWNGQKTVMSDDNRDYSAPVSKPEYINEIPI; encoded by the coding sequence ATGAGTAAGATCCAATATTGGCGTTCGGCATCGGCAGTTGCGCTGCTGAGCATTCCTGTGGTGTTGTCGGGATGTGGCATGTTTGGGGCACAGTCATCCGAGGCAGTCGATCCACCGCCGCCGATCCAGGAAGCAGCCATGATTCAGGCGGCCGAGGGCAACGGATCACTCGCCAAGCTGCCGCTTACAACCGTGTATCTGCAGGATCATCAAGGTTTGCTGGCTCCGGTATCGATGACGCTTCCTTCCGGCACGGACGTCAGCAGTCCCAAAACAGCCCTGGATACACTCGTGACGGGTGGCCCATATGCAGGAATGTTGCCTGAAGGATTTCAGGGGGTTCTCCCGCAGGGGACCGTCGTGCAGAACGTAACAATTCATTCGGATGACAAGCTGGCAGTCGTGGAGTTCTCCGGCAACTTTGCCAAATACGATGCCAAGGACGAGCGCAAAATGCTGGAGGCTGTAACCTGGACGCTCACCGGCACACCGGATGTGCAGAACGTACAAATCTGGGTGGACGGCAAAAAGTTGACGCAAATGCCAGTAAACAGCACGCCGCTGCCTGAACCGTTAAATCGGGCGGTGGGCATCAATCTCGATTTGGGTGATACGTTCACAACCAACAGCAGTCCGGTCACGGTATATTTTTCAGCTGCTTCACCAGCAGGCATCCAATATTATGTCCCGGTTACCCGTCTTGTCACACCAGGTGGAGACCGGGTTCAGGCGGCGTTGAACGAATTGATCAAAGGGCCAGCCAAAGGCGGTGAGCTGGAAGAGGTCATGACAGGCGGCACGCAGCTGCAATCGGTCAAAACGTCTGAGAATGGAACGGTAACCGTTGCGCTCAAAGACGACATGTTTACCGAAGGGGATGTCGTACCAAGCGAACTGCTGCAATCTGTCGTGTTGACCACGGCTGAGAATACCACTGGCAAGGATGCAAAAGTGCAGATCGAGTGGAATGGGCAAAAGACAGTCATGAGTGATGATAACCGGGATTATAGCGCTCCGGTGTCGAAGCCTGAATATATCAATGAAATTCCAATTTAA
- a CDS encoding class I SAM-dependent methyltransferase — MTEWYEKSFGEDYLLVYKHRDVQGAYHEVHKMINWLKLEPKSQVLDLCCGMGRHSLALADAGFRVTGIDLSDVLLREARSMDTEHRVKWYHADMRELPLKGGFDAVVNLFTSFGYFQEDGEQLRVLRAIHRILKPGGSYIIDFINTAYVTRHLVQHSTRESEGQNIEEFRKIEDGFVQKEIHITDTASGQKPRIYQERVKLYSREQLSDLLHEAGLVVDQVHGGYDEEKYDEQTSPRMIFVGHRPVQ; from the coding sequence ATGACGGAATGGTACGAAAAAAGTTTTGGAGAAGACTACCTTCTTGTGTACAAACATCGGGATGTGCAAGGTGCATATCACGAAGTGCATAAAATGATCAACTGGTTAAAGCTTGAGCCAAAGTCCCAGGTACTGGATCTGTGCTGTGGTATGGGCCGACATTCTCTGGCACTAGCTGACGCTGGTTTCCGGGTGACAGGTATCGACCTGTCTGATGTGCTTCTGCGTGAAGCACGCAGCATGGACACCGAACATCGTGTAAAATGGTATCACGCCGATATGCGCGAGCTTCCGCTGAAAGGCGGATTTGACGCCGTCGTCAATCTGTTTACTTCGTTTGGTTATTTCCAAGAGGATGGGGAGCAACTAAGAGTATTGCGCGCTATACATCGCATCCTGAAGCCGGGGGGCAGCTACATTATTGATTTTATAAACACGGCTTATGTGACTCGCCATCTGGTGCAGCATTCAACACGTGAAAGCGAAGGACAGAATATTGAGGAGTTTCGCAAGATCGAGGACGGGTTTGTACAAAAAGAAATTCACATTACCGATACCGCTTCGGGTCAAAAACCGCGGATCTATCAGGAGCGCGTCAAGCTGTACTCCCGTGAACAACTAAGTGATCTGCTTCACGAGGCAGGGCTGGTGGTGGATCAGGTACACGGGGGTTATGATGAAGAAAAGTACGATGAGCAGACATCCCCAAGGATGATTTTTGTCGGTCATCGGCCTGTGCAGTAG
- a CDS encoding phosphatidylglycerophosphatase A family protein has protein sequence MKHPEHEKIPYSLNSRKVAEATREWLHKRGVTIPEIAELVMLLQKKYYPDLTMEECIDNVEKVLRKREVQNAVLTGIQLDLMAEQGQLIPPLQEMIENDEGLYGVDEILAFSIVNVYGSIGFTNYGYVDKLKPGVLERLNDKSLGPVHTFLDDIVGAIASAASSRIAHRKQSELEEALGEKPVSDDIV, from the coding sequence ATGAAACATCCTGAGCACGAGAAAATCCCTTACAGTCTGAATAGCCGCAAGGTGGCAGAGGCCACGAGGGAATGGCTGCACAAGCGGGGCGTTACAATCCCTGAGATCGCAGAGCTGGTCATGTTATTGCAGAAAAAGTACTACCCGGACCTTACGATGGAAGAATGTATCGACAATGTAGAGAAGGTTCTCCGTAAGCGCGAGGTGCAAAACGCTGTTCTGACCGGCATTCAGCTCGATCTGATGGCAGAACAGGGTCAGCTCATCCCCCCTTTGCAGGAGATGATTGAGAACGATGAAGGACTATATGGCGTGGATGAAATTCTGGCATTCTCCATCGTCAATGTATACGGAAGCATCGGATTTACGAATTACGGCTATGTAGACAAGCTAAAGCCCGGGGTACTTGAACGACTAAACGACAAGAGCCTCGGCCCTGTGCATACGTTCCTGGATGATATCGTAGGGGCTATTGCCTCGGCGGCCAGCAGCCGGATTGCGCATCGCAAACAATCGGAGCTTGAAGAAGCTTTGGGAGAGAAACCCGTCAGCGATGATATCGTATAA
- a CDS encoding XTP/dITP diphosphatase, with product MRLDSPIIIVATRNAGKVREFAHAFAPLGKEVKSMFDYPELPDVVEDGVTFAENAWKKAKAVGDALGLPVLADDSGLCVDLLDGEPGVYSARYAGEGATDTKNNAKLLETLESLKSGEDTEQPLLSPARFVCALVLYDPVTGDKFEAEGTAEGWITAEASGGGGFGYDPLFYVPEYEMTMAELTLEQKQAISHRGHALRALISSLEG from the coding sequence ATGCGTCTGGATAGTCCAATCATCATTGTCGCAACCCGCAATGCGGGGAAAGTTCGTGAATTCGCCCATGCCTTCGCACCACTTGGCAAAGAGGTCAAGAGCATGTTTGACTATCCCGAACTGCCGGATGTCGTTGAGGATGGGGTGACCTTTGCGGAGAACGCCTGGAAGAAAGCAAAAGCGGTGGGTGATGCACTTGGCCTACCTGTCCTGGCTGATGATTCGGGCTTGTGTGTCGATCTGCTGGACGGTGAGCCGGGAGTGTATTCTGCGAGATATGCAGGCGAAGGAGCAACTGACACAAAGAACAATGCCAAGTTGCTTGAGACGCTGGAATCGCTCAAATCTGGTGAGGACACAGAGCAACCATTGCTTAGTCCGGCCCGCTTCGTCTGTGCTCTGGTGCTGTATGATCCGGTAACTGGGGACAAGTTTGAAGCAGAAGGCACCGCTGAAGGCTGGATCACAGCTGAAGCATCTGGCGGAGGCGGTTTTGGATATGATCCACTCTTCTATGTACCTGAATATGAGATGACGATGGCTGAGTTGACGTTGGAACAAAAGCAGGCGATCAGTCACCGGGGTCATGCGCTGAGAGCGCTCATATCCAGTCTGGAAGGCTGA
- a CDS encoding STM4015 family protein, translated as MQEVKLTVSYDDYEDGIRMEKLIRELAAKPEAGSLESLIIGDWGQAYENSPDEFMGTLIELAPSFPSLRKLFIGDMGSEECEVSWIIQTDLTPLLIAFPELKSFWVKGSSGLSLGPIQHGKLEEFVIICGGLPREVLASMARAELPELRKLELYLGVEDYGFDGSLQDVLPLLEKGLFPKLVYLGLKDSEIQDEIAKAAAEAPILDQLEVLDLSEGTLSDEGAEALLASDKIKKLKHLNLSYHYMTDEMLIRWKRSGMSVDVSEQQQSDEDDWRYPSLTE; from the coding sequence ATGCAAGAAGTGAAGCTTACGGTGTCTTATGATGATTATGAGGACGGTATTCGTATGGAAAAGTTGATCAGGGAACTGGCTGCCAAACCGGAGGCCGGTTCGCTGGAGAGCCTGATTATTGGAGACTGGGGACAGGCTTATGAAAATTCGCCGGATGAATTTATGGGTACGCTCATTGAACTGGCACCAAGCTTTCCGTCTTTGAGGAAACTGTTCATCGGAGATATGGGCTCCGAGGAATGTGAAGTATCATGGATTATTCAGACGGATCTCACCCCGCTATTGATTGCTTTTCCTGAATTAAAGTCATTTTGGGTAAAGGGCAGCAGTGGACTGAGTCTGGGACCGATCCAGCATGGCAAACTGGAAGAATTCGTTATTATCTGTGGCGGTTTGCCCCGAGAAGTGTTAGCTTCAATGGCCCGGGCCGAGTTGCCTGAATTGCGTAAGCTTGAATTGTATCTGGGTGTGGAGGATTACGGTTTCGATGGTTCACTGCAAGATGTACTTCCGCTTCTGGAAAAGGGCTTATTTCCAAAGTTGGTGTACTTGGGTCTGAAAGACAGTGAAATTCAGGATGAGATTGCAAAAGCTGCAGCTGAGGCGCCGATTCTGGATCAACTTGAAGTCCTGGATCTGTCAGAGGGTACCCTGTCTGATGAAGGAGCTGAAGCGCTGCTTGCCAGTGACAAGATTAAGAAACTTAAACATCTCAACCTTAGTTACCACTATATGACGGACGAAATGCTCATTCGCTGGAAACGTTCAGGCATGTCTGTTGATGTCAGCGAGCAACAACAGAGTGATGAAGATGACTGGCGTTATCCGTCCTTAACGGAATAA
- a CDS encoding ferric reductase-like transmembrane domain-containing protein, whose translation MAQWIVDYLPTWNIIRISGIAAYLLLFAGVFLGIAQGMPMAKGKPKAAMFKWHTRTTWLAFGLGIVHALTLYIDHYSPFTWSEMLIPFTASVHPIGSGLGTLSVYGLVIVLLSSDLRNKLGRKWWFTFHMLSYPVFIGLLFHGMVTGSDSGNVLMRLMYVFTGLSVLGITVLRGLLRERKGPEITIGPSHVHPKLAAEQKWSEVYRLTGAGRQEHSK comes from the coding sequence ATGGCACAATGGATTGTAGATTACCTGCCAACGTGGAATATCATTCGAATTAGTGGGATAGCCGCTTATTTGCTGCTTTTTGCCGGTGTGTTTCTGGGGATCGCTCAAGGGATGCCAATGGCTAAAGGCAAACCCAAAGCGGCCATGTTTAAATGGCATACCCGAACGACCTGGCTCGCCTTCGGACTTGGAATCGTGCATGCGTTAACCTTATATATAGACCATTATAGTCCGTTCACCTGGAGTGAAATGCTCATTCCGTTTACCGCTTCAGTACATCCGATAGGCAGTGGTCTGGGCACGTTATCCGTGTATGGCTTGGTGATCGTGCTGCTATCCAGTGACTTGCGTAACAAGCTTGGCCGCAAATGGTGGTTTACGTTCCATATGTTGTCTTATCCCGTATTCATTGGTCTGTTATTCCATGGTATGGTTACCGGCTCCGATTCAGGCAATGTGTTGATGCGTCTGATGTACGTATTCACCGGATTGAGCGTACTTGGTATTACCGTGCTTCGGGGGTTGTTGCGAGAACGCAAAGGCCCGGAAATTACAATTGGGCCCAGTCATGTACATCCTAAGCTGGCAGCGGAACAGAAATGGTCAGAAGTATATCGTTTGACGGGGGCGGGGAGACAAGAGCATTCGAAATAG
- a CDS encoding DUF72 domain-containing protein, translating to MIRIGLTGWGDHEDLYPNRTKAKDKLHLYGQYYTTVEVDSSFYAVQPRDRMARWAAETPESFAFIVKAYQGMTGHLRGKPYFTSTSEMYKAFRESLEPVMEAGKMQAALFQYPPWFECNRDNVNELREVKLRMEGIPCALEFRHRSWYEAGMRERTLAFLKEQGWIHSVCDEPQAGPGSIPIVPEATNTEMTLVRMHGRNESGWHQNGAPNWRETRYLYRYNQEELVEWKGYLEQLQEQSKDVYVIFNNNSGGDAAANAQMMMELLEQPVKPFPDRTEPEEEEGPEQLELF from the coding sequence ATGATTCGGATTGGACTTACGGGCTGGGGAGATCACGAAGATTTGTACCCCAATCGTACCAAAGCGAAAGACAAGCTCCATCTGTACGGACAATATTATACAACTGTGGAGGTGGACAGCTCCTTCTACGCCGTTCAGCCTCGGGACCGGATGGCCCGCTGGGCAGCCGAAACGCCGGAATCCTTTGCTTTTATCGTCAAAGCCTATCAGGGGATGACAGGGCATTTACGGGGAAAGCCCTATTTTACAAGCACCTCGGAGATGTATAAAGCTTTTCGGGAATCCCTGGAGCCTGTCATGGAAGCAGGCAAGATGCAAGCGGCCCTGTTCCAGTATCCCCCGTGGTTTGAATGCAATCGGGACAACGTCAATGAACTGCGTGAAGTAAAGCTGAGAATGGAAGGCATTCCTTGTGCCCTCGAATTTCGTCATCGCAGTTGGTATGAAGCGGGTATGCGAGAACGGACGCTGGCATTTCTGAAGGAGCAAGGCTGGATCCACAGCGTCTGTGATGAGCCTCAGGCTGGCCCAGGATCTATTCCCATTGTACCTGAGGCTACCAATACCGAAATGACACTGGTGCGCATGCATGGGCGCAACGAATCAGGCTGGCACCAGAATGGTGCGCCCAATTGGCGCGAGACCCGTTATCTGTATCGCTATAACCAGGAAGAGTTGGTGGAATGGAAGGGTTATTTGGAGCAATTGCAGGAGCAGAGCAAGGATGTCTATGTGATTTTCAACAATAACTCGGGCGGCGACGCCGCTGCCAATGCACAGATGATGATGGAGCTGCTGGAGCAGCCAGTGAAGCCCTTCCCTGATCGTACGGAGCCGGAGGAGGAAGAGGGACCGGAGCAATTGGAACTGTTTTAA
- a CDS encoding MBL fold metallo-hydrolase, whose translation MKRTEAISMPVGIQRIKVTMSFPLRWVNSYVLNEPDGTITIVDPGPRSPETEQEWHETLAGLGLTFQDIKQVVLTHHHPDHLGLSGWMQQQTGVPVRMSTRSRQEADYMWGPEATINTMLPEYYGRHGMPEDKTEQIREHLEGFDSQITPLPHVTPIEDGEWLEMGGKQWIAVETGGHSPGHLSFYAPASREILCGDAVLPQISPNISLQPGSDDQPLWSYLEGLHRLGALDVALAYPGHRNPFAHFSDRTVHLLAHHEERLQKMNERIQEAPASGYDICVFMFGDRLGTHQLRFAMSETLAHLQELIRRKLIVQDQQPNGVFFFRDSID comes from the coding sequence ATGAAGCGTACGGAAGCCATTTCCATGCCAGTAGGCATACAGCGGATCAAAGTTACCATGTCTTTTCCCCTGCGCTGGGTGAACAGTTATGTGCTTAACGAGCCGGATGGAACAATAACTATTGTTGACCCGGGACCACGCAGTCCTGAAACAGAACAGGAGTGGCACGAAACACTTGCGGGTTTAGGGTTAACTTTTCAGGATATTAAGCAAGTTGTGCTGACCCACCATCATCCCGATCATCTGGGGTTGTCCGGCTGGATGCAGCAGCAAACGGGTGTACCTGTTCGAATGTCCACACGCTCCCGCCAGGAGGCAGATTATATGTGGGGTCCTGAAGCGACCATCAATACCATGCTGCCTGAATATTATGGTCGTCATGGGATGCCGGAAGACAAGACGGAGCAGATCCGCGAACATTTGGAGGGATTTGATTCACAGATTACGCCACTTCCCCATGTGACGCCGATTGAAGATGGCGAGTGGCTGGAGATGGGCGGGAAACAATGGATTGCGGTGGAGACCGGTGGACATTCTCCAGGGCATCTGTCCTTTTATGCTCCGGCCTCCAGGGAGATTTTGTGTGGAGATGCCGTATTACCGCAAATTTCACCAAATATCAGCTTGCAGCCAGGAAGTGACGACCAGCCTTTATGGTCTTACCTGGAAGGTTTGCATCGTTTGGGAGCTCTGGATGTAGCGCTGGCTTATCCAGGGCACCGGAATCCGTTTGCCCACTTTTCCGATCGAACGGTCCATCTGCTCGCTCATCATGAAGAGCGCCTTCAGAAGATGAACGAGCGAATCCAGGAGGCACCTGCAAGCGGATATGATATCTGTGTATTCATGTTCGGCGATCGGTTGGGAACGCATCAGCTTCGCTTTGCGATGAGCGAGACGTTGGCGCATCTGCAGGAATTGATCCGGCGGAAGCTTATTGTACAGGATCAGCAGCCGAACGGAGTTTTCTTTTTTAGAGATAGTATCGATTAA
- a CDS encoding STM4013/SEN3800 family hydrolase → MPDMNNIVGSHDLLMITLDTLRYDVAKLEEPNCPNLCGSGSWEQRHTPGSFTYAAHHAFFGGFMPTPANTDKASHVRLFHSRNTGLKTHPHTWLFDTPDIVSGFAAEGYRTICIGGVIFFTKKNPLAKVLPGYFQQSYWRMNFGVTNPKSTEHQVQHALKLLEQSAPDEKLFLFLNVSAIHGPNRYFVEGAREDSVETQRAALRYVDQALGPLFDAMRQRLRPTFCLAFSDHGTAYGEDGYQGHRLAHDVVWNVPYREFIL, encoded by the coding sequence ATGCCTGATATGAACAACATCGTTGGCTCCCATGATCTGTTGATGATTACGCTGGACACGTTAAGGTATGACGTTGCGAAGCTGGAAGAGCCGAATTGCCCCAACCTGTGCGGTTCAGGTTCCTGGGAGCAGCGTCATACCCCTGGAAGTTTTACATATGCGGCACATCATGCTTTTTTTGGTGGCTTCATGCCTACACCCGCGAACACTGACAAAGCCTCCCATGTACGACTTTTTCATTCCCGAAATACCGGCTTAAAGACGCATCCGCATACCTGGCTGTTCGACACACCGGATATCGTATCCGGGTTTGCGGCTGAAGGATACCGGACGATTTGTATTGGCGGGGTTATTTTCTTCACCAAGAAAAATCCGCTCGCCAAAGTGCTGCCGGGTTATTTTCAACAGAGCTACTGGCGAATGAACTTTGGGGTAACCAACCCCAAATCGACCGAGCATCAGGTTCAGCATGCCTTGAAGCTGCTGGAGCAAAGTGCACCGGATGAGAAGCTGTTTTTATTCCTGAACGTGTCTGCCATCCATGGGCCCAATCGCTATTTCGTGGAGGGGGCAAGAGAGGACTCGGTAGAAACACAACGTGCAGCGCTTCGATATGTGGATCAAGCCCTCGGGCCATTGTTTGATGCCATGAGGCAGCGGTTACGGCCTACGTTTTGTCTTGCTTTTTCCGATCATGGCACGGCGTATGGCGAGGACGGTTATCAGGGGCACAGGCTGGCACATGATGTGGTCTGGAATGTGCCTTATCGTGAATTTATTTTATAG
- a CDS encoding STM4014 family protein gives METEENLQRLAVGTDYDMTPKPLLLIGNPNNRRTLGLQEARRHLGLQPAFVLPYDSLLKAWRRGGTMADAVQQCMEGEVATQMQGVSWLSSSASMPYANQDLVHGVSSDPLIRIDAPGEEWEVERELLFLGANTPPLMDGAYARMIPAEETLTLEQEWGRIYAPKQWFLGWKACLKRIGHEARKYWPNARFMNDPADIAIMFDKRKCQQHLSSHGVLVPPTLQSSGPIRTYADLRTAMETAGMNRVFVKLACGSGASGVVAYQVNPRTGAEIAITTVGMEQVQGQTIFYNEGRMRRYTRTPEISTLMDWLCAEGAQIERWMAKASLGSSVYDIRQLVAGRQTGHAIVRLSQTPITNLHLRNERMLPVEAGLNEQQMDGVQTAAKAAMAAFPNSWSAGIDVMLTVGTEPLAYVLDVNPFGDLLYRVQHNGLGTYEWEMELLRKEPSNHA, from the coding sequence ATGGAAACGGAAGAAAATTTGCAGCGTCTAGCTGTGGGTACGGACTATGACATGACGCCGAAGCCGTTATTGTTAATTGGGAACCCAAATAATCGGCGTACCCTTGGATTGCAGGAGGCAAGGCGGCATCTTGGCTTACAACCGGCCTTTGTATTGCCTTATGACAGCTTGTTGAAAGCCTGGAGAAGGGGCGGAACGATGGCGGATGCCGTACAGCAATGTATGGAAGGTGAAGTTGCTACGCAGATGCAAGGAGTGTCGTGGCTATCCTCATCAGCATCAATGCCATATGCGAATCAGGATTTGGTTCACGGAGTGAGCAGCGATCCTCTTATCCGAATAGATGCTCCAGGCGAGGAATGGGAGGTAGAGCGTGAGTTGCTCTTTCTCGGAGCTAATACACCTCCGTTGATGGATGGCGCTTATGCGAGAATGATTCCTGCAGAAGAGACACTGACTCTTGAACAGGAGTGGGGGCGGATTTACGCGCCTAAACAATGGTTTCTTGGCTGGAAAGCATGTTTGAAACGAATTGGCCATGAAGCCCGGAAGTATTGGCCCAATGCCCGGTTCATGAATGATCCTGCTGACATTGCGATCATGTTTGATAAAAGGAAATGTCAGCAGCATCTATCCTCACATGGCGTGCTGGTCCCCCCAACGCTCCAATCTTCGGGGCCAATCAGAACGTATGCGGACCTGCGTACCGCAATGGAGACTGCCGGTATGAATCGCGTTTTCGTGAAGCTCGCGTGTGGCTCCGGGGCTTCAGGCGTTGTTGCCTATCAAGTCAATCCCCGAACGGGTGCCGAAATTGCTATAACCACAGTGGGAATGGAACAGGTTCAGGGACAGACCATTTTCTATAACGAAGGCCGTATGCGCAGGTATACACGAACTCCAGAGATATCAACTCTCATGGATTGGCTGTGTGCTGAGGGTGCACAGATTGAACGTTGGATGGCAAAAGCGTCCCTTGGTTCAAGCGTGTATGATATTCGCCAGCTTGTGGCAGGAAGACAAACAGGTCATGCCATCGTTCGGCTTAGTCAAACCCCGATCACCAATCTGCACTTGCGCAATGAGCGCATGCTGCCTGTAGAAGCGGGACTGAACGAACAGCAGATGGATGGGGTTCAGACGGCAGCGAAAGCAGCGATGGCTGCCTTCCCCAACTCGTGGTCAGCCGGTATTGATGTGATGCTCACTGTAGGTACTGAACCCCTTGCCTATGTTCTGGATGTGAATCCGTTCGGAGATTTGTTGTACAGAGTACAGCATAATGGACTGGGAACCTATGAATGGGAAATGGAACTTTTGCGAAAGGAGCCTTCCAACCATGCCTGA